In Capillimicrobium parvum, a genomic segment contains:
- the pth gene encoding aminoacyl-tRNA hydrolase, protein MPVDWLVVGLGNPGSEYAYTPHNVGFEVAAELARRWDLPRARKKFAGLITDGRIMSAGVGGPRVAVLLPQTYMNDAGRSVGPARGALQADLDRVLVVHDEIDLPFGEIRARLGGGLAGHNGLKSLRRELGSPDFARVRIGVGRPDSTDPDIVAGYVLGRWRQDKNDVADLVQRAADVAERIVLGETQL, encoded by the coding sequence CTGCCGGTCGACTGGCTCGTCGTCGGGCTGGGCAATCCCGGCTCGGAGTACGCCTACACCCCGCACAACGTCGGGTTCGAGGTGGCGGCGGAGCTCGCGCGCCGCTGGGACCTGCCGCGGGCCAGGAAGAAGTTCGCGGGGCTGATCACCGACGGTCGGATCATGTCGGCGGGGGTGGGCGGTCCGCGGGTGGCCGTCCTGCTGCCGCAGACCTACATGAACGACGCCGGGCGGTCGGTCGGCCCGGCGCGCGGCGCGCTGCAGGCCGACCTGGACCGCGTGCTCGTCGTCCACGACGAGATCGACCTGCCGTTCGGCGAGATCCGCGCGCGGCTCGGCGGCGGGCTCGCCGGCCACAACGGGCTCAAGTCGCTCCGGCGCGAGCTCGGCAGCCCGGACTTCGCCCGCGTGCGCATCGGCGTGGGCCGCCCGGACTCGACCGATCCGGACATCGTGGCCGGGTACGTGCTCGGCCGCTGGCGCCAGGACAAGAACGACGTGGCCGACCTCGTGCAGCGGGCGGCGGACGTCGCCGAGCGCATCGTGCTGGGCGAGACCCAGCTGTAG
- a CDS encoding 50S ribosomal protein L25 — MAKTSATKLEAHPRSAEGSRAARRLRREGRVPGVLYGGGEDPVAFDVDARELRQALAARGAVLDLALGGQSSSAVVKHADHHPVRGDTMHIELIRVRLDVAIQATVMVDLTGAEDAPGVREGGVLEQVTREVTIEALPNEIPESLQHDVSGMAMNDTLFLSALSAPSGVTIVDASEEIVIATLTPPRLAVESEDEIETETERVGEGEAPAAAAEAGGGDEAAAGDSGDNAE, encoded by the coding sequence ATGGCCAAGACTTCTGCGACCAAGCTCGAAGCGCATCCGCGCTCCGCCGAGGGCTCTCGCGCCGCGCGCCGCCTGCGCCGCGAGGGCCGCGTTCCCGGCGTCCTCTACGGCGGCGGTGAGGACCCCGTCGCGTTCGACGTCGATGCCCGTGAGCTGCGCCAGGCGCTGGCCGCCCGCGGCGCCGTGCTCGACCTCGCCCTTGGCGGCCAGAGCAGCTCCGCCGTCGTCAAGCACGCCGACCATCACCCGGTCCGCGGCGACACGATGCACATCGAGCTCATCCGCGTGCGGCTCGACGTCGCCATCCAGGCGACAGTCATGGTCGATCTCACCGGCGCCGAGGATGCCCCGGGCGTCCGCGAGGGCGGCGTGCTCGAGCAGGTCACCCGCGAGGTGACGATCGAGGCGCTCCCGAACGAGATCCCGGAGTCCCTCCAGCACGACGTGTCCGGCATGGCGATGAACGACACGCTGTTCCTCAGCGCGCTGAGCGCGCCGAGCGGCGTCACGATCGTCGACGCCTCCGAGGAGATCGTCATCGCGACGCTCACGCCGCCGCGCCTGGCCGTCGAGTCCGAGGACGAGATCGAGACCGAGACCGAGCGTGTGGGCGAGGGCGAGGCGCCCGCGGCCGCGGCCGAGGCCGGCGGCGGCGACGAGGCCGCCGCGGGCGACTCGGGCGACAACGCCGAGTAG
- a CDS encoding DUF4235 domain-containing protein, protein MKLIYKPFGIILGILAGLAGRQVFNVVWGKLDDEEPPEATTEEAPLKKVVLAAALQGAIFATVRAAVNRGGAKGYAHLTGVWPGEKRPDPK, encoded by the coding sequence GTGAAGCTGATCTACAAGCCCTTCGGCATCATCCTGGGCATTCTCGCCGGCCTCGCCGGCCGTCAGGTCTTCAACGTCGTGTGGGGCAAGCTCGACGACGAGGAGCCGCCCGAGGCGACGACGGAAGAGGCGCCGCTGAAGAAGGTCGTGCTGGCGGCGGCGCTCCAGGGCGCGATCTTCGCCACCGTCCGCGCCGCGGTGAACCGCGGCGGGGCCAAGGGCTACGCGCACCTGACCGGCGTGTGGCCGGGCGAGAAGCGGCCCGACCCGAAGTGA
- a CDS encoding glycoside hydrolase family 2 protein, whose amino-acid sequence MLRRSHLLAALLAAALLVPAAAAGADTPAKGALYHDGPSGRYLLGGTWQLRTTGAWQDITVPYAWNKGDDLQSYLGGVAYYRKQFTLPSAPRGRSWVVRFESVNFRSSVSINGHRLGTHVGAFLPFEFVIPARYLHRGTNTLLVRTDSKTHALDVPYQRLSSRGVPNAGWWPYGGILREVYLREVDQVDLEDVQILPRLPSVSGPAQVLFRVNARNLSGHTVRASITGRFGSQRVRLGSVVLGRGGSRQVSGSLTVRNPRLWEPDRPTLYDASVDASVGGRRVQQYAVRTGIRQLRVTGSGTFLINGHLLNARGMSLHEDTPDKGSALDNADRNRLLDWVQQAGGSMIRAHYPLHPQMYEEADRRGILVWSEIPFYQVKTNYLTNGAVLARADAQLRDNVIDNGNHPSIIVWSIGNELNSTVGRFQTAYIARATRTAKALDPTRPVGIAFAGYPSSGCQKGYAPLQVLGVNLYFGWYLGRLGEISDRSLLSDYLDQLHRCYRDKAIIATEWGAEANRDGPVDEKGTYAFQAQWVRDILTIFDSKPWLAGALYWTVQEFRIRPGWDGSNPWPTSPLHQKGLITLDGQKKPAYDVVAQMYRAHRQLR is encoded by the coding sequence ATGCTTCGCCGCTCCCATCTCCTCGCCGCCCTCCTCGCCGCCGCGCTGCTCGTGCCGGCGGCCGCCGCGGGTGCGGACACGCCGGCGAAGGGCGCGCTGTACCACGACGGCCCGAGCGGCCGCTACCTGCTCGGCGGGACCTGGCAGCTGCGCACGACGGGCGCCTGGCAGGACATCACGGTTCCGTACGCCTGGAACAAGGGCGACGACCTGCAGAGCTACCTCGGCGGCGTGGCCTACTACCGCAAGCAGTTCACGCTGCCGAGCGCGCCGCGCGGGCGCAGCTGGGTCGTCCGCTTCGAGTCGGTGAACTTCCGCTCGTCGGTGTCGATCAACGGCCACCGGCTCGGCACGCACGTCGGTGCCTTCCTGCCGTTCGAGTTCGTCATCCCCGCGCGCTACCTGCATCGCGGGACGAACACCCTCCTCGTCCGCACCGACTCCAAGACGCATGCGCTCGACGTGCCCTACCAGCGCCTCAGCTCCCGGGGCGTGCCGAACGCGGGCTGGTGGCCGTACGGCGGCATCCTGCGCGAGGTGTACCTGCGGGAGGTCGACCAGGTCGACCTCGAGGACGTGCAGATCCTGCCGCGGCTGCCCAGCGTCAGCGGTCCGGCGCAGGTCCTCTTCCGCGTCAACGCCCGCAACCTCTCCGGCCACACGGTCCGCGCCTCGATCACCGGCCGCTTCGGCTCGCAGCGGGTGCGGCTCGGCTCGGTGGTCCTCGGTCGCGGCGGGTCGCGCCAGGTCAGCGGCTCGCTGACGGTGCGCAACCCGCGCCTGTGGGAGCCCGACCGCCCGACGCTCTACGACGCGTCGGTGGACGCCTCGGTCGGCGGCCGGCGCGTCCAGCAGTACGCGGTGCGCACCGGCATCCGCCAGCTGCGCGTCACCGGCAGCGGCACGTTCCTCATCAACGGCCACCTGCTCAACGCCCGCGGCATGTCGCTGCACGAGGACACCCCCGACAAGGGCTCCGCGCTCGACAACGCTGACCGCAACCGCCTCCTCGACTGGGTCCAGCAGGCCGGCGGCTCGATGATCCGCGCGCACTATCCGCTGCACCCGCAGATGTACGAGGAGGCCGACCGCCGCGGCATCCTCGTCTGGTCGGAGATCCCCTTCTACCAGGTCAAGACGAACTACCTGACGAACGGCGCGGTCCTCGCCCGGGCCGACGCGCAGCTGCGCGACAACGTCATCGACAACGGCAACCACCCGTCGATCATCGTGTGGTCGATCGGCAACGAGCTCAACTCCACGGTCGGCCGCTTCCAGACCGCCTACATCGCCCGGGCGACGCGCACCGCCAAGGCGCTGGACCCGACCCGCCCCGTCGGCATCGCCTTCGCCGGCTATCCCTCGAGCGGCTGCCAGAAGGGCTACGCGCCCCTGCAGGTCCTGGGGGTCAACCTGTACTTCGGCTGGTACCTCGGGCGGCTCGGCGAGATCTCCGACCGGTCGCTGTTGTCGGACTATCTCGACCAGCTGCACCGCTGCTACCGCGACAAGGCGATCATCGCGACCGAGTGGGGGGCCGAGGCCAACCGCGACGGCCCGGTCGACGAGAAGGGCACGTACGCGTTCCAGGCCCAATGGGTGCGCGACATCCTCACGATCTTCGACAGCAAGCCGTGGCTTGCCGGCGCGCTGTACTGGACGGTCCAGGAGTTCCGGATCCGCCCGGGCTGGGACGGCAGCAACCCGTGGCCGACGTCGCCCCTGCACCAGAAGGGCCTGATCACGCTCGACGGCCAGAAGAAGCCGGCCTACGACGTGGTGGCGCAGATGTACCGGGCACACCGCCAGCTGCGCTGA